The Henckelia pumila isolate YLH828 unplaced genomic scaffold, ASM3356847v2 CTG_461:::fragment_3, whole genome shotgun sequence genome window below encodes:
- the LOC140871946 gene encoding uncharacterized protein produces the protein MAAISMAMTITSARIQRPAPDAFLKPLPVRESKAVIVRSARNNSAIEASLKEKAVAAVTSAALTAAMVVPDAASAADSFSPSLKNFLLSIGAGGFVLFAIIGAVIGVSNFDPVKRS, from the coding sequence ATGGCCGCGATTTCCATGGCGATGACGATTACCTCCGCCCGCATCCAGCGGCCAGCTCCCGATGCATTCCTCAAGCCGCTTCCGGTCAGGGAATCCAAAGCTGTCATCGTCAGATCTGCGAGAAACAACAGCGCGATCGAAGCTTCCTTGAAGGAAAAGGCCGTCGCGGCTGTTACCTCGGCCGCTCTGACGGCGGCAATGGTGGTGCCGGACGCAGCTTCGGCGGCCGACAGCTTCTCGCCGTCACTGAAGAACTTTCTGCTCAGCATCGGGGCAGGTGGGTTCGTGCTTTTTGCGATCATTGGCGCTGTGATAGGCGTTTCCAACTTTGATCCAGTGAAACGTAGTTGA
- the LOC140871821 gene encoding protein PLASTID MOVEMENT IMPAIRED 1-RELATED 1-like isoform X1 gives MSSELNFVKTDKEEFGGGLLLHDIEEISHALYLHGNQRKALNPTSDHRINVVAKYGLLEARNKFKIQDSPQKDKKSSIWNWKPLKALTHNRNHQLNCCFFLHVHAIEGLPSNCNGLNLCVAWSRKGKMLKTHPSRVYLGLAEFEETLMDWSTVNCSRNRTHNSANYEPKVFLLHTSVIGATTIDIGKHWIDLTRLLPMTLEELESEEGGSGKWTTSFKLTGIAKGAMLNVSFGFFLMDSKSFESGNHVKVPNAESKRGPTRANYITDFGNSHKTSQINYHGTIPTGSRKRSHRRSQSLELKFLDENLPSTGSKLADSVSLLYQKLDQEKMCDVLEFDYAHESLQSLEPKAAPSLESAGGNIAHEVDDTRFSITELGLERSMLDQAKLERHGSQRMDSSRIEIINVAEIFDWEEIVFDEKIECNPKLGSDDHDEIDDTKHIENSLSIKEPSDEELDLVFYDLMASRSADLDSPHVINNIYEQETSMKIQSCNKSSKVHKSLSLDDAAESIENDFLNMLCRKQSTDDIVFDSYLESPRGQLLKQFEEDNLPWENDSLDTDVIMEQEFFCRMPNGYERMPHAEDFGLSPATLADEQYLGTITHSLSKQNAKLIENLETEALMHEWGLNEKDFQNSPCSSSGGFGSPVYVPPAEPLKLPSLQECLGPIIQIKGGGFLRSMNPLLFRNANNGARLIVQVSAPVVFPKAMGLTVTEILRCWASVGVEKMSIQANKLMPLEDITGKMVQQVVPEVESISEAFKSYRSGLDEIDSDCVSFENIVPVAISNFECLLLEGLRIQSGLPDQESPSKVGIQCSGSSAPDEATEICVNFGSERTSGLQVSGVDELVKYSLSLEDWMTLDVEGFDTDYGTDENGLKLLAAHCAESLDMSRGRDYATSNKKFIMGLKVQLRDPLRDNEMVGSSMLAMIEVERIPSHSLACTSGKILNDEKDGLGKRLVEEIVGSEQKRWVFEKGIPQFKFSEVHITGLLNTSVGKELWGTNKQQQSGSRWLLSSGLGRTNKNHVYKSMAIVQSSSRIMRMAWPVDVLWSISSHIRGEAATWDEIVGLNVHIRNPDIIFP, from the exons ATGTCATCAGAACTCAACTTCGTGAAGACGGACAAAGAAGAGTTTGGCGGTGGGCTTTTGTTGCACGATATTGAAGAAATCAGCCACGCCCTTTATTTACATGGAAACCAGCGCAAGGCATTGAATCCAACTTCTGATCACCGTATTAATGTGGTAGCTAAATACGGCCTTTTAGAAGCAAGAAATAAATTTAAGATTCAAGATTCACCACAAAAGGacaaaaaatcatcaatatggAATTGGAAGCCTTTAAAGGCTCTGACCCACAACCGTAATCATCAgcttaattgttgtttcttTCTCCACGTGCACGCTATCGAAGGGTTGCCTTCGAATTGTAACGGTCTTAACCTGTGTGTGGCTTGGAGTCGGAAGGGAAAGATGTTGAAAACTCACCCTTCCCGTGTATATTTGGGACTGGCCGAATTTGAAGAGACTCTCATGGACTGGAGTACTGTTAATTGTAGCAGAAACAGGACTCATAATTCAGCAAACTATGAACCGAAAGTCTTCTTGCTTCATACCTCAGTGATAGGGGCTACAACAATTGACATTGGGAAACACTGGATTGATCTAACAAGGTTGCTCCCCATGACTTTGGAGGAGTTAGAGAGTGAAGAGGGGGGCTCAGGGAAGTGGACTACTAGCTTTAAGCTCACAGGCATAGCAAAAGGTGCCATGTTGAATGTTAGTTTTGGATTTTTCTTGATGGATAGCAAGTCATTTGAGTCAGGTAATCATGTGAAAGTTCCTAATGCTGAGAGCAAACGTGGACCAACCAGAGCAAATTATATTACTGATTTTGGTAATAGTCATAAAACAAGCCAGATAAATTACCATGGTACCATCCCTACAGGTTCACGTAAACGGTCGCATCGTCGGTCCCAGTCACTAGAACTGAAATTTCTAGATGAAAATCTCCCAAGCACAGGATCGAAACTCGCAGATTCAGTTTCTTTGTTGTACCAAAAGCTTGACCAGGAAAAGATGTGTGATGTTCTGGAGTTTGAttatgctcacgagtctttgcaGTCCCTAGAACCTAAGGCTGCCCCTTCTCTTGAGTCTGCTGGTGGTAATATTGCACACGAGGTTGATGATACCAGGTTTTCCATAACTGAGCTCGGTTTAGAAAGATCCATGTTGGATCAGGCGAAGCTCGAGCGACATGGTAGTCAAAGAATGGACAGTTCTCGAATTGAAATTATTAATGTTGCCGAAATTTTTGATTGGGAAGAGATAGTTTTTGATGAGAAGATTGAATGTAATCCAAAGCTTGGTAGTGATGACCATGACGAGATTGATGATACCAAACACATAGAAAATAGCTTGTCCATTAAAGAACCATCTGACGAAGAACTTGATTTAGTTTTCTATGATTTGATGGCATCTAGATCAGCAGATTTAGATTCGCCACATGTCATAAACAATATTTATGAGCAAGAAACATCCATGAAAATCCAGTCTTGCAACAAAAGTAGTAAGGTTCATAAATCTCTTAGCTTGGACGATGCTGCAGAATCTATAGAAAACGATTTTCTTAACATGTTGTGTCGTAAACAGAGTACAGATGACATAGTTTTTGATAGCTATCTTGAGTCTCCCAGAGGTCAACTATTGAAACAGTTTGAGGAGGACAACCTTCCGTGGGAAAATGACTCTCTTGATACCGATGTGATAATGGAGCAGGAATTTTTTTGTCGCATGCCCAATGGCTATGAGAGAATGCCACATGCAGAAGATTTTGGTTTGTCCCCAGCTACTCTAGCTGATGAACAGTATCTAGGTACTATAACCCACTCACTGAGTAAACAAAATGCCAAATTAATCGAAAATTTGGAAACGGAAGCTTTAATGCATGAATGGGGTTTGAATGAGAAGGATTTTCAGAATTCTCCATGTTCTAGCTCTGGTGGATTTGGAAGCCCAGTCTATGTGCCCCCAGCAGAACCTTTAAAGTTGCCTTCTCTTCAAGAATGCCTTGGTCCAATCATTCAGATAAAGGGTGGTGGTTTCTTGAGGTCAATGAATCCTTTACTTTTCAGAAATGCAAATAATGGGGCTAGATTAATCGTGCAAGTTTCTGCTCCAGTTGTGTTTCCCAAAGCCATGGGGCTCACTGTCACGgaaatacttcgttgttgggcATCCGTAGGAGTTGAAAAGATGTCTATTCAAGCAAATAAATTGATGCCTTTGGAAGATATCACGGGGAAAATGGTACAACAAGTGGTGCCAGAGGTTGAATCCATATCAGAGGCTTTTAAGAG ttACAGGTCGGGTTTGGACGAGATAGATTCAGATTGTGTATCTTTTGAAAATATTGTTCCCGTGGCTATAAGCAATTTTGAATGCCTTTTACTTGAAGGACTGAGGATTCAGTCTGGTCTACCAGATCAAGAATCACCTTCGAAAGTTGGGATCCAGTGTTCCGGGAGTTCTGCTCCAGATGAGGCTACTGAAATTTGTGTGAACTTTGGTTCTGAAAGGACATCAGGCTTGCAAGTCTCTGGTGTTGATGAGTTAGTCAAATATTCATTGTCACTGGAAGACTGGATGACGTTAGACGTTGAAGGTTTTGACACTGACTATGGCACTGATGAAAATGGTTTGAAACTTCTTGCAGCTCATTGCGCTGAGTCTTTAGATATGAGCAGGGGACGGGATTATGCTACTTCAAATAAAAAGTTCATAATGGGTTTAAAAGTTCAGCTTAGAGATCCCTTGCGTGATAATGAAATGGTTGGTTCCTCAATGCTTGCGATGATTGAGGTAGAGAGAATTCCCTCCCATTCACTGGCCTGCACATCAgggaaaattttaaatgatgaaaaGGATGGTTTGGGCAAAAGATTGGTTGAAGAGATTGTTGGCTCCGAACAAAAAAGGTGGGTCTTTGAAAAGGGTATTCCTCAATTTAAATTCTCGGAAGTCCATATTACCGGCCTACTAAATACTTCAGTTGGTAAAGAGCTTTGGGGAACTAATAAACAACAGCAATCAGGATCCCGATGGTTGCTCTCTAGTGGATTGGGTCGAACGAACAAGAATCATGTTTACAAATCTATGGCAATTGTACAGTCTTCTTCTAGAATAATGAGAATGGCATGGCCTGTGGACGTCCTTTGGAGCATATCGTCACATATCCGAGGTGAAGCAGCTACATGGGATGAGATAGTTGGGCTAAATGTGCACATAAGAAATCCTGATATTATATTCCCATAA
- the LOC140871409 gene encoding 17.3 kDa class II heat shock protein-like, whose translation MDIRFLGFDSPLHHLFGAAEDSDGHKPVGAPTRSYYRDAKAMAATPADIKEYPKSYEFVIDMPGLKSGDIKVQVEEGNVLLISGERKREEEKEGVKYVRMERRVGKFMRKFVLPENADVEAIKAVCQDGVLTVTVEKLPPPEPKKPRTIEVQIA comes from the coding sequence ATGGATATAAGGTTTCTTGGATTCGACTCCCCATTGCACCACTTGTTCGGAGCTGCGGAGGATTCTGATGGCCACAAACCCGTCGGCGCACCCACCAGGTCCTACTATCGCGACGCCAAGGCCATGGCGGCGACGCCGGCTGACATCAAGGAGTACCCGAAATCATACGAGTTCGTGATCGACATGCCGGGACTGAAATCCGGCGACATCAAAGTGCAAGTAGAGGAAGGGAACGTGCTGCTTATCAGTGGCGAGCGTAAGagagaagaagagaaggaaGGTGTGAAGTACGTGAGGATGGAACGAAGGGTTGGGAAATTTATGCGGAAATTCGTGTTGCCGGAAAATGCCGACGTCGAGGCGATCAAGGCGGTGTGTCAGGACGGCGTGCTGACTGTGACGGTGGAGAAATTGCCGCCGCCGGAGCCGAAAAAGCCGAGGACTATCGAGGTTCAAATCGCTTGA
- the LOC140871821 gene encoding protein PLASTID MOVEMENT IMPAIRED 1-RELATED 2-like isoform X2 — MSSELNFVKTDKEEFGGGLLLHDIEEISHALYLHGNQRKALNPTSDHRINVVAKYGLLEARNKFKIQDSPQKDKKSSIWNWKPLKALTHNRNHQLNCCFFLHVHAIEGLPSNCNGLNLCVAWSRKGKMLKTHPSRVYLGLAEFEETLMDWSTVNCSRNRTHNSANYEPKVFLLHTSVIGATTIDIGKHWIDLTRLLPMTLEELESEEGGSGKWTTSFKLTGIAKGAMLNVSFGFFLMDSKSFESGNHVKVPNAESKRGPTRANYITDFGNSHKTSQINYHGTIPTGSRKRSHRRSQSLELKFLDENLPSTGSKLADSVSLLYQKLDQEKMCDVLEFDYAHESLQSLEPKAAPSLESAGGNIAHEVDDTRFSITELGLERSMLDQAKLERHGSQRMDSSRIEIINVAEIFDWEEIVFDEKIECNPKLGSDDHDEIDDTKHIENSLSIKEPSDEELDLVFYDLMASRSADLDSPHVINNIYEQETSMKIQSCNKSSKVHKSLSLDDAAESIENDFLNMLCRKQSTDDIVFDSYLESPRGQLLKQFEEDNLPWENDSLDTDVIMEQEFFCRMPNGYERMPHAEDFGLSPATLADEQYLGTITHSLSKQNAKLIENLETEALMHEWGLNEKDFQNSPCSSSGGFGSPVYVPPAEPLKLPSLQECLGPIIQIKGGGFLRSMNPLLFRNANNGARLIVQVSAPVVFPKAMGLTVTEILRCWASVGVEKMSIQANKLMPLEDITGKMVQQVVPEVESISEAFKRSGLDEIDSDCVSFENIVPVAISNFECLLLEGLRIQSGLPDQESPSKVGIQCSGSSAPDEATEICVNFGSERTSGLQVSGVDELVKYSLSLEDWMTLDVEGFDTDYGTDENGLKLLAAHCAESLDMSRGRDYATSNKKFIMGLKVQLRDPLRDNEMVGSSMLAMIEVERIPSHSLACTSGKILNDEKDGLGKRLVEEIVGSEQKRWVFEKGIPQFKFSEVHITGLLNTSVGKELWGTNKQQQSGSRWLLSSGLGRTNKNHVYKSMAIVQSSSRIMRMAWPVDVLWSISSHIRGEAATWDEIVGLNVHIRNPDIIFP; from the exons ATGTCATCAGAACTCAACTTCGTGAAGACGGACAAAGAAGAGTTTGGCGGTGGGCTTTTGTTGCACGATATTGAAGAAATCAGCCACGCCCTTTATTTACATGGAAACCAGCGCAAGGCATTGAATCCAACTTCTGATCACCGTATTAATGTGGTAGCTAAATACGGCCTTTTAGAAGCAAGAAATAAATTTAAGATTCAAGATTCACCACAAAAGGacaaaaaatcatcaatatggAATTGGAAGCCTTTAAAGGCTCTGACCCACAACCGTAATCATCAgcttaattgttgtttcttTCTCCACGTGCACGCTATCGAAGGGTTGCCTTCGAATTGTAACGGTCTTAACCTGTGTGTGGCTTGGAGTCGGAAGGGAAAGATGTTGAAAACTCACCCTTCCCGTGTATATTTGGGACTGGCCGAATTTGAAGAGACTCTCATGGACTGGAGTACTGTTAATTGTAGCAGAAACAGGACTCATAATTCAGCAAACTATGAACCGAAAGTCTTCTTGCTTCATACCTCAGTGATAGGGGCTACAACAATTGACATTGGGAAACACTGGATTGATCTAACAAGGTTGCTCCCCATGACTTTGGAGGAGTTAGAGAGTGAAGAGGGGGGCTCAGGGAAGTGGACTACTAGCTTTAAGCTCACAGGCATAGCAAAAGGTGCCATGTTGAATGTTAGTTTTGGATTTTTCTTGATGGATAGCAAGTCATTTGAGTCAGGTAATCATGTGAAAGTTCCTAATGCTGAGAGCAAACGTGGACCAACCAGAGCAAATTATATTACTGATTTTGGTAATAGTCATAAAACAAGCCAGATAAATTACCATGGTACCATCCCTACAGGTTCACGTAAACGGTCGCATCGTCGGTCCCAGTCACTAGAACTGAAATTTCTAGATGAAAATCTCCCAAGCACAGGATCGAAACTCGCAGATTCAGTTTCTTTGTTGTACCAAAAGCTTGACCAGGAAAAGATGTGTGATGTTCTGGAGTTTGAttatgctcacgagtctttgcaGTCCCTAGAACCTAAGGCTGCCCCTTCTCTTGAGTCTGCTGGTGGTAATATTGCACACGAGGTTGATGATACCAGGTTTTCCATAACTGAGCTCGGTTTAGAAAGATCCATGTTGGATCAGGCGAAGCTCGAGCGACATGGTAGTCAAAGAATGGACAGTTCTCGAATTGAAATTATTAATGTTGCCGAAATTTTTGATTGGGAAGAGATAGTTTTTGATGAGAAGATTGAATGTAATCCAAAGCTTGGTAGTGATGACCATGACGAGATTGATGATACCAAACACATAGAAAATAGCTTGTCCATTAAAGAACCATCTGACGAAGAACTTGATTTAGTTTTCTATGATTTGATGGCATCTAGATCAGCAGATTTAGATTCGCCACATGTCATAAACAATATTTATGAGCAAGAAACATCCATGAAAATCCAGTCTTGCAACAAAAGTAGTAAGGTTCATAAATCTCTTAGCTTGGACGATGCTGCAGAATCTATAGAAAACGATTTTCTTAACATGTTGTGTCGTAAACAGAGTACAGATGACATAGTTTTTGATAGCTATCTTGAGTCTCCCAGAGGTCAACTATTGAAACAGTTTGAGGAGGACAACCTTCCGTGGGAAAATGACTCTCTTGATACCGATGTGATAATGGAGCAGGAATTTTTTTGTCGCATGCCCAATGGCTATGAGAGAATGCCACATGCAGAAGATTTTGGTTTGTCCCCAGCTACTCTAGCTGATGAACAGTATCTAGGTACTATAACCCACTCACTGAGTAAACAAAATGCCAAATTAATCGAAAATTTGGAAACGGAAGCTTTAATGCATGAATGGGGTTTGAATGAGAAGGATTTTCAGAATTCTCCATGTTCTAGCTCTGGTGGATTTGGAAGCCCAGTCTATGTGCCCCCAGCAGAACCTTTAAAGTTGCCTTCTCTTCAAGAATGCCTTGGTCCAATCATTCAGATAAAGGGTGGTGGTTTCTTGAGGTCAATGAATCCTTTACTTTTCAGAAATGCAAATAATGGGGCTAGATTAATCGTGCAAGTTTCTGCTCCAGTTGTGTTTCCCAAAGCCATGGGGCTCACTGTCACGgaaatacttcgttgttgggcATCCGTAGGAGTTGAAAAGATGTCTATTCAAGCAAATAAATTGATGCCTTTGGAAGATATCACGGGGAAAATGGTACAACAAGTGGTGCCAGAGGTTGAATCCATATCAGAGGCTTTTAAGAG GTCGGGTTTGGACGAGATAGATTCAGATTGTGTATCTTTTGAAAATATTGTTCCCGTGGCTATAAGCAATTTTGAATGCCTTTTACTTGAAGGACTGAGGATTCAGTCTGGTCTACCAGATCAAGAATCACCTTCGAAAGTTGGGATCCAGTGTTCCGGGAGTTCTGCTCCAGATGAGGCTACTGAAATTTGTGTGAACTTTGGTTCTGAAAGGACATCAGGCTTGCAAGTCTCTGGTGTTGATGAGTTAGTCAAATATTCATTGTCACTGGAAGACTGGATGACGTTAGACGTTGAAGGTTTTGACACTGACTATGGCACTGATGAAAATGGTTTGAAACTTCTTGCAGCTCATTGCGCTGAGTCTTTAGATATGAGCAGGGGACGGGATTATGCTACTTCAAATAAAAAGTTCATAATGGGTTTAAAAGTTCAGCTTAGAGATCCCTTGCGTGATAATGAAATGGTTGGTTCCTCAATGCTTGCGATGATTGAGGTAGAGAGAATTCCCTCCCATTCACTGGCCTGCACATCAgggaaaattttaaatgatgaaaaGGATGGTTTGGGCAAAAGATTGGTTGAAGAGATTGTTGGCTCCGAACAAAAAAGGTGGGTCTTTGAAAAGGGTATTCCTCAATTTAAATTCTCGGAAGTCCATATTACCGGCCTACTAAATACTTCAGTTGGTAAAGAGCTTTGGGGAACTAATAAACAACAGCAATCAGGATCCCGATGGTTGCTCTCTAGTGGATTGGGTCGAACGAACAAGAATCATGTTTACAAATCTATGGCAATTGTACAGTCTTCTTCTAGAATAATGAGAATGGCATGGCCTGTGGACGTCCTTTGGAGCATATCGTCACATATCCGAGGTGAAGCAGCTACATGGGATGAGATAGTTGGGCTAAATGTGCACATAAGAAATCCTGATATTATATTCCCATAA
- the LOC140871822 gene encoding probable WRKY transcription factor 51, whose product MIMAQNPDPDIFHATFWPQCFSGSMYSLKTNFEVSELSEFNGYFAEENPAFASLPEAYISQNSNSMVNDDGINFAGSNSSFHESSSNNVMPDAVNVITRESDKQKKVTREKIAFKTESDIEILDDGFKWRKYGKKMVKSSPNPRNYYKCAVEGCPVKKRVDRDKEDSRYVITTYEAIHNHQGHPQP is encoded by the exons ATGATCATGGCTCAAAACCCCGATCCCGATATATTTCATGCCACTTTTTGGCCACAGTGCTTCTCGGGGAGCATGTATTCCCTCAAAACTAACTTCGAGGTTTCTGAGTTATCGGAGTTCAATGGGTACTTTGCCGAGGAAAACCCAGCATTTGCTTCATTACCTGAAGCTTATATATCTCAAAATTCGAACTCCATGGTGAATGATGACGGCATTAACTTTGCTGGGAGCAACAGCTCTTTTCATGAAAGTTCTAGCAACA ATGTGATGCCAGATGCCGTGAATGTGATAACAAGAGAAAGTGACAAGCAAAAGAAAGTAACGAGAGAAAAGATTGCTTTTAAGACCGAGTCAGATATTGAGATACTAGATGATGGTTTCAAGTGGAGGAAGTATGGGAAAAAGATGGTAAAAAGCAGCCCCAATCCAAG GAACTATTACAAGTGCGCGGTTGAAGGATGCCCAGTTAAAAAGAGAGTTGACAGAGATAAAGAGGATTCACGATATGTCATAACAACATATGAGGCCATCCACAATCATCAAGGACATCCTCAACCTTGA
- the LOC140871866 gene encoding 17.3 kDa class II heat shock protein-like, producing MDIRFLGFDSPLHHLFGAAEDSDGNKSVGAPTRAYYRDAKAMAATPADVKECLKSYEFVIDMPGLKSGDIKVQVEEGNVLLISGERKSEEEKEGVKYVRMERRVGKFMRKFVLPENADVEAIKAVCQDGVLIVTVEKLPPPEPKKPRTIEVQIA from the coding sequence ATGGATATAAGGTTTCTTGGATTCGATTCCCCATTGCACCACTTGTTCGGCGCTGCGGAGGATTCTGATGGAAACAAATCCGTCGGCGCACCCACCAGGGCCTACTATCGCGACGCCAAGGCCATGGCGGCGACGCCGGCTGATGTCAAGGAGTGCCTGAAATCATACGAGTTTGTGATCGACATGCCGGGACTGAAATCCGGCGACATCAAAGTCCAAGTGGAGGAAGGGAACGTGCTGCTTATCAGTGGCGAGCGCAAGAGTGAAGAAGAGAAGGAAGGCGTAAAATACGTGAGGATGGAACGAAGGGTCGGGAAATTTATGAGGAAATTTGTGTTACCGGAAAATGCGGACGTGGAGGCGATCAAGGCGGTGTGCCAGGACGGAGTGCTGATTGTGACGGTGGAGAAATTGCCGCCGCCGGAGCCGAAAAAGCCGAGGACTATCGAGGTTCAAATCGCTTGA
- the LOC140871766 gene encoding 17.3 kDa class II heat shock protein-like: protein MDIRFLGLDSPLFHLFDAAEDSDGGKSVGAPTSTYYRDAKAMAATPADIKEYPKAYEFVIDMPGLKSGDIKVQVEDGNVLLISGERKREQEKEGQKYVRMERRVGKFMRKFVLPENANTEAIKAVCHDGVLTVTVEKLPPPEPKKPRTIEVQIA from the coding sequence ATGGATATCAGGTTCCTCGGACTCGATTCCCCACTCTTCCACCTGTTCGACGCCGCAGAGGATTCCGACGGCGGAAAATCCGTCGGGGCACCCACCAGTACCTACTATCGCGACGCCAAGGCAATGGCGGCGACGCCTGCGGATATCAAGGAGTACCCGAAAGCGTACGAGTTCGTGATCGACATGCCGGGGCTGAAATCAGGCGATATCAAAGTTCAAGTGGAGGATGGGAATGTGCTGCTGATCAGCGGCGAGCGTAAGAGAGAACAAGAGAAGGAGGGTCAGAAATACGTGAGGATGGAACGTAGGGTGGGGAAATTCATGCGCAAGTTCGTGCTGCCGGAGAATGCCAACACGGAGGCGATCAAGGCCGTGTGCCACGACGGCGTGCTGACTGTGACGGTGGAGAAACTGCCGCCGCCGGAGCCCAAAAAACCAAGGACTATTGAGGTTCAAATTGCTTGA
- the LOC140871515 gene encoding omega-amidase, chloroplastic, translating to MASTFSPEKARAPPALPSSAPPITKFKIGLCQLKVTDDKQKNILHARTAIEEAAEKGAKLVVLPEIWNSPYSNDSFPVYAEDIDAGFDASPSTAMLSDVSRLLNITIVGGSIPERCGDKLYNTCCVFGPDGKLKAKHHKIHLFDIDIPGKITFKESKTLTAGETPTVVDTDVGRIGIGICYDIRFQELAMLYAARGANLICYPGAFNMTTGPLHWELLQRARAVDNQIYVATCSPARDSGAGYVAWGHSTLIGPFGEVLATTEHEEATIIAEIDYSQIELRRTNLPLEKQRRGDLYQLVDVQRLNS from the exons ATGGCCTCCACTTTCAGCCCTGAAAAAGCTCGAGCACCCCCTGCCCTCCCGTCGTCCGCTCCTCCGATCACTAAG TTTAAGATCGGATTGTGCCAATTGAAAGTCACCGACGACAAGCAGAAGAACATCCTGCATGCACGCACTGCGATAGAAGAGGCTGCTGAGAAAGGGGCAAAGCTTGTTGTTTTGCCA GAAATATGGAACAGTCCATATTCAAATGATAGCTTTCCAGTATATGCTGAGGATATCGATGCGGGCTTTGATGCTTCGCCATCGACAGCCATGTTGTCTGATGTTTCTCGTCTTCTAAACATCACCATAGTCGGAGGTTCAATTCCTGAACGCTGTGGAGATAAGTTGTACAACACGTGTTGTGTctttgggcctgatggaaagctGAAAGCTAAGCATCATAAG ATTCACCTTTTTGATATTGATATTCCTGGAAAGATTACCTTTAAAGAATCCAAGACTCTTACAGCTGGGGAGACTCCTACCGTAGTGGACACAG ATGTTGGCAGAATTGGGATTGGTATATGCTATGACATCAGATTTCAGGAACTTGCGATGCTCTATGCAGCAAGAG GTGCAAACTTGATTTGTTATCCAGGGGCATTCAACATGACTACGGGGCCTTTGCATTGGGAGTTGCTACAAAGGGCTag GGCTGTGGACAATCAG ATATATGTAGCAACTTGTTCACCTGCTCGAGATTCCGGAGCTGGATATGTAGCTTGGGGTCATTCTACCCTGATCGGGCCA TTTGGAGAAGTTTTGGCGACAACCGAACATGAGGAGGCAACAATCATAGCAGAGATTGATTATTCACAGATAGAGCTAAGAAG AACAAATCTCCCTCTGGAGAAGCAAAGGCGAGGCGACCTTTATCAGTTGGTAGATGTCCAAAGATTGAATTCTTGA